One window of the Haloarcula halobia genome contains the following:
- a CDS encoding FKBP-type peptidyl-prolyl cis-trans isomerase yields MPITAGDTVTIEYVGRQDDGTVFDTSRESVAEEVGLETAREFSPLTVEVGSGQVIEGLDDALEGMDEDDTDTVTIPPEAGYGERSEDRVVEYDAGEFAAMVEGHTPSEGMQIQTEQGLPGTVTHVDDELVRVDFNHDLAGETLTFEVEIISVE; encoded by the coding sequence ATGCCGATCACAGCAGGTGACACCGTCACCATCGAGTACGTTGGCCGCCAAGACGACGGTACCGTCTTCGACACCTCCCGCGAGTCTGTCGCCGAGGAGGTGGGCCTGGAGACGGCCCGCGAGTTCAGCCCGCTCACCGTCGAGGTCGGGTCCGGCCAGGTCATCGAGGGCCTGGACGATGCCCTCGAAGGCATGGACGAGGACGACACCGACACCGTGACAATCCCGCCCGAAGCGGGATACGGCGAGCGAAGCGAGGATCGGGTCGTCGAGTACGACGCCGGGGAGTTCGCGGCGATGGTCGAGGGCCACACGCCCAGCGAGGGGATGCAGATCCAGACCGAACAGGGTCTCCCGGGGACCGTCACCCACGTCGACGACGAACTCGTCAGGGTCGACTTCAACCACGACCTGGCCGGCGAGACGCTGACCTTCGAGGTCGAGATTATCTCGGTCGAGTGA
- a CDS encoding cation:proton antiporter, protein MAELLLEVGIALTGIALAGTLATRSTLSVIPAYILVGILIGPNEPTSLFGLPLTLVGDREFIEVLAELGVVFLLFFLGLEFSVDQLLQDRNRITTIGVLDFVVNFGVGAAIGLAFGWTIVETLFLAGIVYISSSAVVTKSLIEQGWIANDESSPILGTLVFEDILIAVYLALLAAVAGGGGLRDAAVSVGTAFLFLGGLAAVAWYGAGWLDRVFATRSDELFVLRIVGVTTLVAGAALALGVSEAVAAFFLGTGVSQTSHVERIEHIVTPARDIFAAVFFFSIGLATDVTLFGGVATLVGVAVVLTTLGKLVSGTLSGRVYDLTRQRSLRVGIGLVPRGEFSLVIATLAAGIGTGRLGTVLPAFTVGYVLVMSILGSVLIQQSDAITETLLGRTASTE, encoded by the coding sequence ATGGCCGAACTGCTGCTGGAGGTCGGCATCGCGCTCACCGGCATCGCTCTCGCCGGGACCCTCGCCACCCGCTCTACGCTCTCGGTCATCCCCGCGTACATCCTGGTGGGCATCCTCATCGGCCCGAACGAACCAACCTCGCTGTTCGGCCTGCCCCTGACGCTCGTCGGCGACCGGGAGTTCATCGAGGTCCTCGCAGAGCTGGGCGTCGTCTTCCTGCTTTTCTTCCTCGGCCTGGAGTTCAGCGTCGACCAGCTCCTGCAGGACCGCAACCGCATCACCACCATCGGGGTGCTGGATTTCGTCGTGAACTTCGGCGTCGGCGCGGCGATCGGCCTCGCCTTCGGGTGGACCATCGTCGAGACGCTCTTTCTGGCGGGGATCGTCTACATCTCCTCGAGCGCCGTCGTCACCAAGTCGCTCATCGAGCAGGGGTGGATCGCCAACGACGAGTCCAGCCCCATCCTCGGAACGCTCGTCTTCGAGGACATCCTCATCGCCGTCTACCTCGCCTTGCTCGCGGCCGTCGCCGGCGGCGGGGGGCTCCGTGACGCCGCCGTCTCGGTCGGGACCGCGTTCCTGTTTCTCGGCGGGCTCGCCGCCGTCGCGTGGTACGGCGCGGGCTGGCTCGATCGCGTGTTCGCCACCCGTTCGGACGAACTGTTCGTGCTCCGGATCGTCGGCGTCACCACGCTGGTCGCGGGTGCCGCGCTCGCCCTGGGGGTCAGCGAGGCCGTCGCGGCGTTCTTCCTCGGGACCGGCGTGAGCCAGACCTCGCACGTCGAGCGTATCGAGCACATCGTGACCCCCGCGCGAGACATCTTCGCGGCCGTGTTCTTCTTCAGCATCGGGCTGGCCACCGACGTGACGCTGTTCGGCGGCGTCGCCACCCTCGTCGGGGTCGCCGTCGTCCTGACGACGCTCGGGAAACTGGTCAGTGGCACCCTCTCGGGTCGCGTCTACGACCTCACCCGACAGCGCTCGCTCCGCGTCGGCATCGGCCTGGTGCCCCGCGGGGAGTTCTCGCTGGTCATCGCGACGCTCGCCGCGGGCATCGGGACTGGCCGCCTCGGCACCGTCCTCCCGGCGTTCACGGTCGGCTACGTCCTCGTGATGAGCATCCTCGGGTCCGTGCTCATCCAGCAGTCCGACGCCATCACCGAGACGCTGCTCGGCCGGACGGCGAGCACCGAGTGA
- a CDS encoding amphi-Trp domain-containing protein, with the protein MGELETEAEKTRSEIASSLRDLAEQLDGDDAVTLELGRQQVQLDPTNPVTFKLEGESDWSEGDTEAKQSIEFELVWWREAQTAEEGTLDITTEGQ; encoded by the coding sequence ATGGGAGAACTCGAAACTGAAGCCGAGAAAACGCGGTCCGAAATTGCATCGTCCCTTCGCGACCTGGCCGAGCAACTCGACGGCGACGACGCTGTGACACTCGAACTCGGTAGGCAGCAGGTTCAGTTGGACCCGACGAACCCGGTGACGTTCAAGCTGGAGGGCGAGTCAGACTGGTCTGAAGGGGATACCGAGGCAAAACAGAGTATCGAGTTCGAGTTAGTCTGGTGGCGTGAGGCCCAGACGGCAGAGGAAGGAACGTTGGATATCACTACAGAGGGTCAGTAA
- a CDS encoding cation:proton antiporter regulatory subunit has translation MTVYETDVPGVGKKFEVELDGEERLVLVMHHDGKREFFHKSSPDADAERLFTLSGQRAREVGAIIQGAYFQPVELSDVEVPLGDAIIEWVDVEADCSLEGQTLADANLRQRTGASVIAIRRGEETIPNPGPDDTFQSGDILVALGTRAELDALEGLVESDGD, from the coding sequence ATGACCGTCTACGAGACCGACGTCCCGGGCGTCGGCAAGAAGTTCGAGGTGGAACTCGACGGTGAGGAGCGACTCGTCCTGGTGATGCACCACGACGGCAAACGGGAGTTCTTCCACAAGTCGAGCCCCGACGCGGACGCCGAGCGACTGTTCACCCTCTCGGGTCAGCGCGCCCGCGAGGTCGGGGCCATCATCCAGGGGGCGTACTTCCAGCCCGTCGAGTTGAGCGACGTCGAGGTGCCACTGGGTGACGCCATCATCGAGTGGGTCGACGTCGAGGCCGACTGTTCCCTGGAGGGTCAGACCCTCGCGGACGCGAACCTGCGACAGCGAACCGGGGCCTCCGTCATCGCCATCCGGCGGGGTGAGGAAACCATCCCCAATCCCGGCCCCGACGACACGTTCCAGTCGGGCGACATCCTCGTCGCGCTCGGGACCCGTGCGGAACTCGACGCCCTGGAAGGGCTGGTCGAATCGGACGGCGACTGA
- a CDS encoding universal stress protein, with product MLSDRSTCDQILFPTDGSEPAEAVLDYALQIASEHEATIHVLNVVDTSTTPLPEHKRM from the coding sequence ATCCTCTCAGACCGTTCTACGTGCGACCAGATTCTATTTCCCACAGATGGGAGCGAGCCAGCAGAAGCTGTTCTCGACTATGCTCTCCAGATAGCCTCCGAGCACGAGGCAACGATCCACGTCCTCAATGTCGTAGACACCAGCACGACACCCCTACCAGAGCACAAGAGGATGTGA